The DNA window CAGCATCATCACCCAAGTATTCTACTATGCTGTGTTGCCGATCTTCTGTCTGGTAACCGCGTTCTTCAGGGTTGAGGAGGTCCAAGCCACCGATGCAGTTTAATACACATTCTCCAATCTATATGCAAATTGCCGAGTATATTCATGACTTGATCCTCAGCAATGTCTGGGAGGATGGTCAGAGAATACCTTCGGTACGCGATATGGCAATGGAACTGGAGGTGAATCCCAATACCGTTATCAGGACATACTCACTTCTGCAGGAAGAGGGTACGCTTGAGAACCAACGCGGGATCGGGTACTTCACCGCAAAGGATGCAAGGACGCTGGTCCTGCAAAAACGACGTGAACATTTCCTCAAGCGGGAGCTACCCTCCCTGTTTGAAACCATGGAGCGTTTGGGTCTGACCATGAATGATTTACAACAGTATGCTGACAATAAGGAGAAGGACGATGAAATCGAGCCACAAGAAGAGTAATAGGATGTTGATAGGAGCAGGGATCTTTTTGGTTGTCTATCTCCTAGCC is part of the uncultured Sphaerochaeta sp. genome and encodes:
- a CDS encoding GntR family transcriptional regulator; the encoded protein is MQFNTHSPIYMQIAEYIHDLILSNVWEDGQRIPSVRDMAMELEVNPNTVIRTYSLLQEEGTLENQRGIGYFTAKDARTLVLQKRREHFLKRELPSLFETMERLGLTMNDLQQYADNKEKDDEIEPQEE